The Microplitis mediator isolate UGA2020A chromosome 8, iyMicMedi2.1, whole genome shotgun sequence genome has a window encoding:
- the LOC130673628 gene encoding DNA repair protein Rad60: MNLLSDSSEDDDDVYINSAARYKALKAKKIKDLPDADDSYNDEPATENPLPKLAKEKSKTPSPKESNPEITETIVIPDIPPKPISPAIAPIVIVDDTPAVRTKRRARQNGGPMTRSRSKQSLDNDPNLPTIVLDPDDSLSFLNSTPISQADSIEINDSDNELLNDSQDDGLSIDVKVRWRSRAVERIQLGKNENFIKIFKYFATIAGVPDNQILITRNEVLINPTDTPSSINLTILDVLEGGIINENMLDKTAEEKIIEPVCKVKIQTGAKKGLSYDLKPNEPFEKLIAYCAEQNNVKVSQIKCYFDGELISPTDTPESLDLEDEACVDLKIIS, from the exons atgaatttattatcagACAGCTCAGAAGACGACGATGACGTTTACATTAATTCAGCGGCACGTTACAAAGCTCTAAAAGCCAAGAAAATCAAAGATCTACCAGATGCTGATGACAGTTATAACGATGAACCCGCCACTGAAAATCCACTTCCCAAACTTGCAAAAGAAAAATCCAAAACCCCGAGTCCCAAAGAATCTAATCCCGAAATCACAGAGACAATCGTCATCCCCGACATTCCACCAAAGCCAATCAGCCCAGCAATCGCTCCAATAGTTATCGTCGATGACACTCCAGCAGTCAG AACCAAACGTAGAGCAAGACAAAATGGTGGCCCAATGACCAGATCCAGATCCAAGCAGAGCCTCGATAATGACCCA AATTTACCGACGATCGTATTAGATCCAGACGATTCgctgtcatttttaaattcgactCCAATAAGCCAAGCAGACTCAATTGAAATAAACGATTCAGACAACGAACTACTCAATGATTCACAGGATGATGGATTATCTATTGACGTTAAAGTCCGGTGGAGATCACGTGCCGTTGAACGAATCCAACTTGGCAaa aatgaaaatttcattaaaatttttaaatactttgcCACAATTGCTGGAGTACCGGACAATCAAATACTGATAACACGTAatgaagtattaattaatCCTACGGATACCCCatcgtcaataaatttaacgatTCTTGATGTTcttg agGGCGGgattattaatgaaaacatGTTAGACAAAACAgctgaagaaaaaataattgagccGGTATGcaaagtaaaaattcaaacaggAGCTAAAAAAGGTTTATCGTACGATTTAAAACCCAATGAAccgtttgaaaaattaattgcataCTGCGCCGAGCAAAATAACGTCAAAGTATCGcagataaaatgttattttgacGGTGAATTAATTTCACCAACTGATACACCGGAATCACTAGATTTAGAAGATGAAGCCTGCGTTgatcttaaaataatttcctgA
- the LOC130673618 gene encoding odorant receptor 85b-like has product MEVHSRDQRDLDKGARLFTWARFISKGIGVWPLEPNYYLFNICIFYFTYIMITEYIDLYYCLPNLKKVINNLTESLAFTQMYVRAVMIRVHIKKLRHLMSEALKDYHVSAYKNSDEVYEFMGYVKRGRFFVKSVTIFILSTTTSWFLRPITSSTPSTSMSAPDNETAAKFTYILPYKFHVFYEINNYRTYVLTYISHGPFPYVSVLGAITSAVFLIILSFHVSGRLAILARRINALNCKNEGFRTDLTDIISEHTRLLEMGEEIKISYAVALLVYLVVGTTQLCIIGYQILVLVTMGKQHSLMPFFVFILTTYLLISIYCILSEHLLAESKKVSEAFYSCEWYDMPQDCIKDISFCILRSQKTLGLTAGAFLTFSNSTLTDVTKTSMGYLSILRNFLLNEQ; this is encoded by the exons ATGGAAGTGCACAGTCGC GACCAACGGGACCTGGATAAAGGCGCCAGACTCTTCACTTGGGCGCGATTCATATCTAAAGGTATCGGTGTGTGGCCTTTAGAACCAAATTATTATCTCTTCaacatatgtattttttatttcacttataTTATGATTACCGAGTACATTGATTTGTATTACTGCcttccaaatttaaaaaaagtcataaacaATCTCACCGAGAGCTTAGCATTCACACAAATGTATGTGCGAGCAGTGATGATACGGGTTCATATCAAAAAGTTGCGCCACTTAATGTCCGAAGCATTGAAGGACTATCATGTCAGTGCGTACAAAAATTCCGACGAAGTCTACGAGTTCATGGGTTACGTCAAAAGAGGCAGATTTTTCGTTAAATCTGTCACCATTTTCATTCTTTCAACCACAACTTCTTGGTTTTTACGGCCAATAACTTCTTCAACTCCGTCTACGTCTATGTCAGCTc CCGACAATGAAACGGCCGCAAAGTTCACATACATTTTGCCCTACAAATTTCATGTTTTTTAtgagataaataattaccgtACGTATGTACTGACTTATATTTCCCATGGGCCGTTTCCTTATGTCAGCGTTCTCGGTGCAATTACATCTGCAGTTTTTTTGATAATACTTTCGTTTCATGTAAGCGGACGACTCGCCATTTTGGCCAGACGAATCAATGCATTGAATTGTAAAAATGAAGGGTTCAGAACCGACCTAACAGATATTATTTCTGAACATACTAGACTTCTAGA AATGggagaagaaataaaaatttcttacgcTGTAGCTTTGCTAGTTTATCTCGTAGTTGGGACAACGCAATTGTGTATTATCGGATATCAGATACTTGTC TTAGTTACTATGGGTAAACAACACAGCTTGATgccattttttgttttcatactGACAACTTATCTGCTCATTAGTATTTATTGTATACTCAGTGAGCATCTCCTAGCtgag agtAAAAAAGTTAGCGAAGCATTCTATAGTTGCGAGTGGTATGACATGCCGCAGGATTGCATTAAAGACATTTCATTTTGTATTTTACGATCGCAGAAGACGCTCGGATTAACGGCTGGAGCTTTTCTGACATTTAGCAACAGCACGCTGACGGAT gtcACAAAAACATCGATGGGATATTTGTCGATATTGAGAAATTTTCTACTCAACGAGCAGTGA